Proteins from one Halovivax limisalsi genomic window:
- the lrpA1 gene encoding HTH-type transcriptional regulator LrpA1, which translates to MSSQSTRERILDVLEADAQASYAEIAERADVSKPTVRKYIEELESEGVIVGYSADVDPKKLSSQLIALVGMDVDSERYIEATQELKSIDAVETLYSCTGDHMLLAEVRAPDGDALGDLINSSILGVEGITAAHPCFLQERLK; encoded by the coding sequence ATGAGCAGCCAGTCGACGCGAGAGCGGATTCTCGACGTCCTGGAGGCCGACGCGCAGGCCTCCTACGCCGAGATCGCCGAGCGGGCCGATGTCTCGAAGCCGACGGTCCGCAAGTACATCGAGGAACTGGAATCGGAGGGGGTGATCGTCGGCTACTCGGCGGACGTCGACCCGAAGAAGCTCTCGAGTCAGTTGATCGCGCTGGTCGGGATGGACGTCGATAGCGAGCGCTACATCGAGGCCACCCAGGAGCTCAAGTCGATCGACGCGGTCGAGACGCTCTACAGTTGTACCGGCGATCACATGCTCCTCGCGGAGGTGCGCGCCCCCGACGGCGACGCCCTCGGCGATCTCATCAACTCCTCGATCCTCGGCGTCGAGGGCATCACCGCGGCTCACCCGTGCTTCCTCCAGGAACGCCTGAAATGA
- a CDS encoding winged helix-turn-helix domain-containing protein translates to MSRSERPAGADDESTAILSALGSKYSAEILCAADTPKSAQALSDDIEIPIATCYRRIEELVDAGLLECEGRTLSAEGRRTNIYRRTLDEIEVDFSDEAPHCSKKRRTEAKNQLRDQIAE, encoded by the coding sequence ATGTCACGGAGCGAGCGACCGGCGGGCGCCGACGACGAATCGACGGCAATACTCTCGGCACTCGGGAGCAAGTACAGCGCCGAAATCCTGTGTGCGGCGGATACGCCGAAATCCGCCCAGGCGCTGAGCGACGACATCGAGATCCCGATCGCGACGTGTTATCGACGGATCGAGGAACTCGTCGACGCCGGCCTGCTCGAGTGCGAGGGGCGGACGCTCTCGGCGGAGGGCCGCCGGACGAACATCTACCGGCGCACCCTCGACGAGATCGAGGTGGACTTCAGCGACGAGGCGCCCCACTGCTCGAAGAAGCGGCGCACGGAAGCGAAGAACCAGCTTCGCGATCAGATCGCCGAGTAG